A DNA window from Acidobacteriota bacterium contains the following coding sequences:
- a CDS encoding type II toxin-antitoxin system HicA family toxin, with the protein MSNWPAAKARRVLAALLRIGWRIKRQSGSHRTLARDGWADFVFAFHDDEEIGPAMLARIAKRTGLQPTDL; encoded by the coding sequence GTGAGCAACTGGCCTGCCGCGAAGGCACGGCGCGTCCTCGCCGCGCTACTGCGCATCGGTTGGCGGATCAAACGACAGTCGGGCTCCCATCGGACGCTCGCGCGCGACGGGTGGGCGGACTTCGTGTTCGCGTTTCACGACGACGAGGAAATCGGACCTGCCATGCTTGCGCGAATCGCTAAACGGACAGGCCTTCAGCCAACAGACCTCTAA
- a CDS encoding type II toxin-antitoxin system HicB family antitoxin: MIFKIELEREQDGRWIAEIPDLAGVLCYGADRPEAVAKVQALALRVLAERLEHQEAPGELLNVSFQAA, from the coding sequence GTGATCTTCAAGATTGAGCTCGAACGTGAACAGGACGGCCGGTGGATCGCCGAGATTCCTGACCTCGCCGGAGTGCTCTGTTATGGGGCAGATCGGCCAGAGGCAGTGGCGAAGGTCCAGGCCCTCGCCCTGCGGGTGCTGGCCGAGCGCCTCGAACACCAGGAGGCTCCGGGTGAACTCCTGAACGTTTCCTTTCAAGCTGCGTGA